One window of the Anopheles cruzii chromosome 2, idAnoCruzAS_RS32_06, whole genome shotgun sequence genome contains the following:
- the LOC128269493 gene encoding ecto-NOX disulfide-thiol exchanger 1 codes for MSFSFNHLAPNGLHPMHPLLSGGGGFLTAQQLGASNVAAAANVALLAGINNKPLEFKVKPGQNGSGAAPMELESVAERHEAKESCSAAASALEKAREDSINKTMLEELQKHQSQLQQHVAANGGELVFNQLLPQQPHGFMMMPGVMNMVDGSSLISMQPFPIMGPGPGASELPGPGAGSAAPPSAATSGASDKTSATKEVIYCKSCTLFPPNPNAPSPKTIERPPGCRTVFVGGLPTGMTEEVMREIFERCGEITTLRLSKKNFCHIRYVYEASVDSAIYLSGYRVKIGSNFTYPAGPEPKEPPIFGVLHVDYAQARDDQYEYECRQRKLQREKRHRERLEDDRFRSLSPQPVVHYTEHEATSVAERLKNDETFAKAVQTLVAWLERGDCSKKNANNFYSMIQSTNSHVRRLLNEKSTFDEELKRAREQYRRQTKAMLAQFSQIEKVFNAASHKKVWDHFTKAQRKNIDAWKKQSLDIKCVQLDDFPDEDGMDMSDDDYSVSSFPYKKARWEQHDQKDHHCDSERATDGHSEPVAADGELKMKILHIEVLQETIRNLQTQLLENKAKETERQNRICELEDELKDANVRQLLLKTKIATSKVAASSSGPSVSSGKDSDCEETVACAPVESTAPPVGAAPSDDGNASRPTGTETLESCGLLGGAVSKPREAKMIALTSNFLVIHPQGVPFDHVWSYVGRYVSEVKPKQLEEILARYGQLFERSEPPAGAVSVLPVNQGNDHGTNAWYKFIGHASVD; via the exons ATGTCGTTTTCCTTCAATCACCTCGCTCCGAACGGGCTACATCCGATGC ATCCGTTGCtgtccggcggtggtgggtttttaACAGCCCAGCAGCTCGGAGCATCCAatgtggcggcggctgccaatGTGGCCCTGCTGGCTGGGATCAATAATAAACCGCTCGAGTTTAAGGTGAAGCCGGGCCAAAATGGATCCGGGGCCGCCCCGATGGAGCTGGAGTCGGTGGCGGAGCGGCACGAGGCGAAGGAAAGTTGCTCTGCCGCGGCCAGTGCCCTCGAGAAGGCCCGCGAGGATAGCATCAACAAAACGATGCTCGAGGAGCTGCAGAAGCACCAGagccagctgcagcagcacgtggCCGCCAACGGAGGTGAGTTGGTGTTCAATCAACTGTTGCCGCAGCAACCGCACGGCTTTATGATGATGCCGGGCGTGATGAACATGGTGGACGGCTCGTCGTTGATCAGCATGCAACCGTTCCCTATAATGGGCCCTGGGCCCGGTGCTTCCGAGCTGCCCGGACCCGGTGCCGGAtcggcggcaccaccatcggcggcCACTAGCGGCGCGTCCGACAAGACGAGCGCCACGAAGGAAGTGATCTACTGCAAGAGCTGCACACTGTTTCCGCCCAACCCGAACGCACCGTCACCGAAAACGATCGAGCGTCCGCCCGGCTGCCGGACCGTGTTCGTCGGCGGTCTGCCGACCGGCATGACCGAGGAGGTGATGCGCGAGATTTTCGAACGGTGCGGCGAAATCACCACGCTGCGGCTGTCGAAGAAGAACTTTTGCCACATTCGCTACGTGTACGAGGCGTCGGTCGACTCGGCCATCTATCTGTCCGGCTATCGGGTGAAGATTGGCAGTAACTTCACctacccggccggcccggagcCGAAAGAGCCGCCCATCTTCGGTGTCCTGCACGTGGACTACGCGCAGGCCCGCGACGACCAGTACGAGTACGAGTGCCGGCAGCGGAAGCTGCAGCGCGAAAAGCGACACCGGGAACGGCTGGAAGACGaccggttccgttcgctctCGCCCCAACCGGTGGTGCACTACACCGAGCACGAGGCAACGTCGGTGGCGGAGCGGTtgaaaaacgacgaaacgtTCGCGAAAGCCGTCCAAACGCTGGTGGCGTGGCTCGAGCGGGGCGACTGCAGCAAAAAGAACGCCAACAACTTCTACTCGATGATCCAGAGCACGAACTCGCACGTGCGGCGGCTGCTGAACGAAAAGAGCACCTTCGACGAGGAACTGAAGCGGGCCCGGGAACAGTACCGGCGCCAGACGAAAGCGATGCTCGCGCAAT TCAGTCAgattgaaaaagttttcaatGCGGCCAGTCACAAGAAGGTTTGGGATCATTTTACTAAAGCCCAAAGAAAAAACATCGACGCGTGGAAGAAGCAGTCACTG GACATAAAATGCGTTCAACTGGACGATTTCCCCGATGAGGATGGAATGGATATGTCCGATGACGACTACTCGGTATCGTCTTTTCCGTACAAAAAGGCCCGCTGGGAACAACATGACCAGAAG GATCATCATTGCGATTCCGAGCGGGCTACAGATGGCCACTCCGAACCGGTCGCTGCTGACGGTGAGCTGAAGATGAAGATCCTACACATCGAGGTATTGCAGGAAACGATCCGGAACCTTCAGACGCAGCTGCTGGAAAACAAAGCCAAAGAGACGGAGCGCCAGAATCGCATCTGCGAGCTGGAGGATGAACTGAAAGATGCCAACGTGAGGCAGCTGCTGTTGAAGACGAAAATTGCCACCTCAAAGGTGGCCGCCTCCAGCAGTGGGCCAAGTGTCTCCTCGGGCAAGGATTCCGACTGCGAGGAAACGGTGGCCTGCGCTCCAGTGGAAAGCACCGCACCACCGGTGGGAGCAGCACCTTCCGACGACGGAAATGCATCCCGACCAACGGGCACGGAAACGCTGGAAAGCTGCGGCCTGCTAGGTGGTGCCGTCAGCAAGCCTAGGGAAGCCAAAATGATTGCTCTCACATCAAACTTTCTCGTCATCCATCCGCAAGGCGTTCCGTTCGATCACGTTTGGTCGTACGTTGGACGCTACGTGTCAGAGGTGAAACCCAAGCAGTTGGAAGAAATCTTAGCCCGGTACGGACAGCTGTTTGAACGCTCCGAGCCTCCAGCCGGTGCGGTGAGCGTGTTGCCGGTAAACCAGGGAAACGATCACGGTACAAATGCGTGGTATAAATTCATCGGCCACGCATCGGTCGATTGA
- the LOC128277467 gene encoding uncharacterized protein LOC128277467, which produces MGDFEDVIDLLECPYNATHKLLSHTMARHISKCRRAHGILKLVQCPFNPEHRVPELEMTLHKLECEDREAFEQYKFCFTTLTSPTEPRTPGRRAKDTTDLPTDCGSPAAAARRRTLAAVPLASTDSPTTSPHRVYDLRTTSGRLARQDSGNLQHPASRKLPTATVAPVRDITKRSVVSLIATTAPAPTLDKENPIAKAGSVGAVPRFRTPVKISQRKLSIDDFRKHWKQVHNERRAQLRSKDRSARRSCYT; this is translated from the coding sequence ATGGGTGACTTCGAGGACGTGATCGATCTGCTGGAGTGTCCGTACAACGCAACGCACAAGCTGCTGTCCCACACCATGGCACGCCACATCAGCAAGTGTCGCCGGGCGCACGGCATCCTGAAGCTCGTCCAGTGTCCGTTCAATCCGGAGCATCGCGTCCCGGAGCTAGAAATGACGCTCCACAAGCTGGAGTGCGAAGACCGGGAGGCGTTCGAGCAGTACAAGTTTTGCTTCACCACTCTCACCTCACCGACTGAACCGAGGACGCCGGGACGCCGAGCAAAGGACACGACGGACTTGCCGACGGACTGCGGTTcacccgcggccgcggcccgaCGCAGAACACTGGCCGCCGTCCCGCTGGCGTCCACCGATAGTCCGACCACGTCACCGCACCGAGTGTACGACCTGCGGACCACTTCCGGTCGGCTCGCACGCCAGGACAGCGGCAACCTACAGCACCCGGCCTCGCGGAAGCTTCCGACTGCCACCGTCGCCCCGGTGCGTGACATCACCAAACGATCGGTGGTCAGCTTGATCgcgacgacggcaccggccCCGACGCTGGACAAGGAGAACCCGATCGCCAAAGCGGGCAGCGTTGGCGCGGTGCCGAGATTCCGGACGCCCGTCAAGATCTCGCAGCGGAAGCTGAGCATCGACGACTTTCGGAAGCACTGGAAGCAGGTCCACAACGAGCGGAGGGCTCAGCTGCGCAGCAAAGATCGGAGTGCTCGCCGCAGCTGCTACACGtga